The segment CGGTTTCCTGCTCGACGGCTTCCCGCGCAACGTGGCCCAGGCCGAGGCGCTCGACGCGATGCTGTCCGGGGCGGGCATGAAGCTCGACGCCGTCCTCGACCTGGAGGTCGACGGGGCCGAGGTCGTCAAGCGCATCGCCGGCCGGCGGATCTGCCGCCAGGACTCCGCGCACGTGTTCCACGTGATCTACGCGGCTCCGAAGACCGAGGGCGTCTGCGACCAGTGCGGCGGCGAGCTGTACCAGCGCGACGACGACTCCGAGGCCACGGTCCGCAACCGGCTGGACGTCTACCACACGCAGACCGAGCCGATCATCGACTACTACAAGGCCCAGGGTCTGCTGGTGACCATCTCCGCCCTCGGCGAGGTGCACGAGATCACCAAGCGGGCGATGGACGCCCTGAAGAAGTAGTCACTCCTGTACGTGACCGACAGTACGGCCGCGATGTCCTCCGGGCATCGCGGCCGTACTGTTGGGAAGACCCCGTTTTTCGAAGGTGGAAGGCCGTTTCATGGTTCA is part of the Streptomyces katrae genome and harbors:
- a CDS encoding adenylate kinase, with translation MRIVLVGPPGAGKGTQAAFLAKNLSIPHISTGDLFRANISQGTELGVRAKAFMDRGELVPDEITIGMAKDRMEQPDAAGGFLLDGFPRNVAQAEALDAMLSGAGMKLDAVLDLEVDGAEVVKRIAGRRICRQDSAHVFHVIYAAPKTEGVCDQCGGELYQRDDDSEATVRNRLDVYHTQTEPIIDYYKAQGLLVTISALGEVHEITKRAMDALKK